Genomic DNA from Paenibacillus donghaensis:
AGCCGCTTCGATCGCCGTACTGAAGTATAACGGAGCAATTACGCAGCAGACTGGAGTTGTGGTGAACGGAGAAGTATGGGTGCCGGTAACCTTCCTGCGTGATGTGCTGAAGATGCCGCTCGCCTATGATAAGGCTGAGAATGCCTATACGGTGGGAAGCGGAGTCAAACAAGTGAAACTGTCATTGTATAACGGATCTGCCTCCATCTCCGTAAATAACGTCTATATTAAAGACCATGAGGGGAAATTGTTGAACAACCGCCTGTATGTCCCGGCTGGGCTGCTCAGTGACTATCTGGGCTACAAGACCGATTGGAGTGCCTCCTCGGGCCGTCTGAACGTAGTTGCTAAAGCGAACAATGCTCTGACTATTACGACTCAGACGATCTCCAATAACAAGCAGGATGTTACTGTAGAGCTGGATTATCCGCAGATCAGCGGAATGGCGAATGCGGCGGCCCAAGCCAGAATCAACAGCCTGCTGAAGCAGGACATTACCAACTTCGCAGCTGCTGCCGATAAAGGCATCAAGAACCGCGGCAAGGAAGAGAACCCTTACGAATATGAATCGTCCTATCTGGTAAGCTACAATCAGGACGGTGTGCTGAGTCTGATTACCAACCAATATAGCTATATGGGTGGAGCGCATGGAAATACGTACCGTCAGGGCTACACCTTCTCGCTGAAGAATGGCAAACGGCTGCTTCTGGGCGATCTGTTTGGAGCCAATTCTTCTTACAAAAAACAGCTGAATGCCAAGCTTGATAAGCTTGTTAAGGCTGAGGGCGGGTATCTCGGCGGTTTCAACGGGCTAACCAGCGAGAAATTCTTCTATCTGAAGGAAGGGCAGGTTGTACTGTTCTTCCAGCCTTATGAATATACGGCCTATGCCGCAGGATCCCCTGAGTACAGCTTCAGCTTCAAGGAATTGCTGCCTGACGGCAGCAGCCCTTTTGCCGCGTATAAATAAAGTCTCGGCATGGTCCTGGTGTCTGAACAGGGCGTATTCCAGGCAGGGACATCTCACCGTTGCCTGATCTCTAGAGCCATCATATGCTGAATAAGGTACAGCTTAGGATGGGAGGGAGGTGACGTGATGACTGATCTTTATGTTGCGATTGGGGATTCGCTGACCACCGGTTTTGGCGCCCTGCCAGGGAACGGCTTCGTTCCTGTATACCGCAGGATGGCAGCCGGCCGTTTGCGCAGAGAGGTAATCTCCAATAATCTGGGCGTGAACGGTCTTACCACCGCGGGACTGAAGCAGCGGCTGCAAGGCTACCCTATGTATAGACAAGCGATTGGCAACGCAGAGATTATTACCCTGTCTATCGGTGGCAACGACCTGATACGGGCAGCCAGGGCTTCCTCCGGGCAGCCGGGCAATGCCACCGCGCTATTGCAGCAGGCCTTGCAGGAATGCAAACGGAATTTCGCTGAAATTATGGCGATGCTTAACCACTGGAAAGGTGCGGGTCGCAGTCCATATATCATTCGGGTCGTGGGGTTATACAACCCTTATCCACAGGTGGAAGCGGCCACAGACTGGGTAAGGCAGTTCAACCGCTATGCTTCCCAGTGCAGCAGCCGTGATTGCGGATTTGCTTCGATTTATAACGAGTTTGCCGGGAATGAACGGGGTCTGCTGTCCATCGACCATGTTCATCCGAACGGGCGGGGCTACCGGGTGATTGCTGATAAGCTGAACGGTCTTGGATATGGGCGGCTATATTGAGTCTGGCATTACGGATGTGGCTAAAATACAATATTACACAAAGAACCAGTAAAGTTCCTGTTCATCAGGAGCTTTACTGGTTCTTTGTGATGATGCCCGCATAAAAATGACCGCTATCCGCAACTTTCCTGCGGATAACGGTCAAGGGTCAAGCTATGGCTTACACGCCTACAGGCATAGGTTTCTCGATAACCTTATCTACGATACCATAAACCGCAGCATCTGCAGCACTCATGAAGTAATCACGGTCCGTATCCTTCTCGATCTTCTCCAGCGGCTGGCCGGTACGTTCAGACAAGATGCGGTTCAGCTTATCGCGCAGCTTGATGATGCGGCGGGCACGGATCTCGATGTCCGAAGCCTGGCCTTGGGCACCGCCGAGCGGCTGGTGGATCATGATTTCACTATTAGGCAAGGCGAAGCGTTTGCCTTTGGCACCGGCGTTAAGCAGGAACGCTCCCATGGAAGCGGCCATACCCACACAGATGGTGGAGACGTCCGGTTTAATGTATTGCATGGTATCAAATATAGCCATACCTGCAGTAATCGAGCCGCCTGGGCTGTTTACATACAGATGAATGTCTTTCTCCGGGTCTTCGGCAGCCAGGAACAGCATTTGGGCAATGATGGAATTGGCAACCACGTCATTAACCTCCGTTCCAAGGAAAATGATGCGGTCCTTCAGCAGGCGGGAATAGATGTCATAAGCGCGCTCACCGCGGTTGCTCTGTTCTACTACCATAGGAATATAACTCACGTGGAAAACCTCCTTGATATGTGTGTTTCGAATGGATTCATTTTTACTGTTACCGTATTAACCACATGATAAACAAATTCAAACAAAAAGTCAAAGAAAGTCAAACTTAGTTAATAAAAAAAGAGCCGGGTTCCGGCTCTTTGGTTAAATAGTAATATAGGCAGTGCTAAATTATGCACTAATTTGTAAATAATGGCGCGCCCGCCAAGAATCGAACTTGGATCTCAGGCTTCGGAGGCCTACGTCATATCCATTGGACCACGGGCGCAACAGAAATTATTATAATACAGTTCTCCGCGAAAAGCAATGGGTTATTCAATGCGATAAATAGTGGACATGCATAGGATGAAAAGGGATTGAGAATTCTACTCTCGGAAGACTTGCACTTCACCTAAGTTTTGGGTAGAATATGGGTGGGACTTAAAAAGTTAACCCGGGACATTTTGAGACCATGAACTAAGGGATAGAGAAAGACGAAGATGCAGGAGTGAAAGCATGCGTAACTTATTAGAAATCCAAAAGCAGCTTTTGCCTGATCTCATGGAAACCCTTAAGAGACGGTATACGATTCTTCATCAGATCATGTTGTCCGATATTATCGGCCGCAGAACACTTGCCGCATCGCTGGATATGACCGAGCGGGTACTGCGTGCCGAGACGGATCTTCTGAAATCGCAAGGGCTCATCGAGATCGAGAACGTCGGCATGCGTATCAGCGATGCCGGTCGCAGACTGCTTGACCTGCTGGAGCCGATCGCCAAGAGCCTGTTTGGCCTGGATGATCTGGAAGAGAAGATTCGTAGCACCTACGGTCTGAACAAAGTGATTGTTGTACCGGGAGACTGCGAGTCTTCGATGTTCACGAAACGTGAGCTTGGCCGGGCAGGCGCCAAAGCGCTGCTCAGCGTTCTGCAGCCGGGAGATACCGTTGCTGTCACAGGCGGATCTACACTGGCCGAGATGGCCGATCAGCTCACCCCGCCGCTAACTCTTTCCTATAAGGATGCCTGGTTTGTACCGGCGCGCGGAGGACTTGGGGAGAGCATGGAGATTCAAGCCAACACGATTGCTTCAACGATGGCCAAGCGCGTCGGAGCCAATTACCGGCTGCTGCATGTCCCTGACCTGCTCAGCGAGAATGCCTACCAGTCGCTGGGCGTGGACTCCAACATAGGCGAGATTGTGCAGATTATCCGCAGCTCGCGCATTATTGTGCATGGAATCGGGGATGCCATAGAGATGACCCGCCGCCGGAAGCTAGATGAGGCCACGGTCTCGCAGATTCAGGAAGAAGGCGCGGTGGCAGAATCCTTCGGCTATTATTTCAATGAAGATGGTGAAGTCGTTCATACGATGCTTACCATGGGGCTGCGCTTGGAGGATATTATGCGCACGGAGACGGTTGTAGGGATCGCAGGCGGCAAGCGTAAAGCGAAGGCGATTCATGCGATGCTGCGTTTCGGGCAAGAGAATATTCTTATCACCGACGAAGCGGCAGCTCTTGAAATCGACAAGGAAATCGACAAGCAGCTGCAGCAAATGGAGTAGCCACCATAATATGGGAAGCATTCATGGTAATTATGCATTATACTTAACATTGTTGTCTTGACAGGCTTTACGGCCTGTCTTGAATAAATAAAACGAAATCTAGGAGGAACTATTCAATGAGTGTAAAAGTTGGAATTAATGGTTTTGGACGTATTGGACGCCTTGCCTTCCGCCGTATTCAGAATGTAGAAGGTATCGAAGTGGTAGCAATCAACGACTTGACTGACGCTAAGATGCTTGCGCATTTGCTTAAATATGATACAACTCAAGGTACTTTCCAGGGTGATGTGGAAGTACATGATGGATTCTTCAAAGTAAACGGTAAAGATGTTAAGGTTCTGGCGAACCGCAACCCAGAAGAATTGCCTTGGGGCGAGCTGGGCGTTGACATCGTTCTGGAATGTACTGGTTTCTTCACTACTAAAGAAGCCGCTGAGAAACACTTGAAAGGCGGAGCTAAGAAAGTAGTAATCTCTGCTCCAGCTACTGGCGACATGAAAACTGTCGTATACAACGTTAACCATGATATCCTTGATGGTTCCGAAACTGTAATCTCCGGCGCATCTTGCACAACGAACTGCCTGGCTCCTATGGCCAAAGTTCTGCAGGACAAATACGGCATCGTTCAAGGTTTGATGACTACGATCCACGCTTACACAGGCGATCAGAATACTCTGGATGCTCCGCATGCCAAAGGCGACTTCCGTCGTGCGCGTGCAGCTGCTGAGAACATCATTCCTAACACTACCGGTGCTGCTAAAGCCATCGGCCTGGTTATCCCTGAGCTGAAAGGCAAATTGGATGGCGCGGCTCAACGTGTTCCAGTTGCAACTGGTTCCCTGACTGAGCTGGTAACTGTTCTTGAGAAGAAAGTAACTGTTGAAGAAATCAACGCTGCTATGAAGGCTGCTTCTGATTCCGAAACTTATGGTTACACTGAAGATGAAATCGTATCTTCCGACATCAAGGGCAGCACTTTCGGTTCCCTGTTCGACGCTACACAGACTAAGGTTATGACTGTTGGCGACAAACAATTGGTTAAGACTGTAGCTTGGTATGACAATGAAATGTCCTACACTGCACAATTGATTCGTACTTTGGAGCACTTCGCTAAGCTGGCTCAATAATATCGGATTATTATAAGTAGGTAACTTCTATAGAGCGGAAACAGAAATTCCTTGTTTCCGCTCTTTCTAAAGTTATTCCCTCGGATTTCGG
This window encodes:
- a CDS encoding GDSL-type esterase/lipase family protein, whose translation is MTDLYVAIGDSLTTGFGALPGNGFVPVYRRMAAGRLRREVISNNLGVNGLTTAGLKQRLQGYPMYRQAIGNAEIITLSIGGNDLIRAARASSGQPGNATALLQQALQECKRNFAEIMAMLNHWKGAGRSPYIIRVVGLYNPYPQVEAATDWVRQFNRYASQCSSRDCGFASIYNEFAGNERGLLSIDHVHPNGRGYRVIADKLNGLGYGRLY
- the gap gene encoding type I glyceraldehyde-3-phosphate dehydrogenase: MSVKVGINGFGRIGRLAFRRIQNVEGIEVVAINDLTDAKMLAHLLKYDTTQGTFQGDVEVHDGFFKVNGKDVKVLANRNPEELPWGELGVDIVLECTGFFTTKEAAEKHLKGGAKKVVISAPATGDMKTVVYNVNHDILDGSETVISGASCTTNCLAPMAKVLQDKYGIVQGLMTTIHAYTGDQNTLDAPHAKGDFRRARAAAENIIPNTTGAAKAIGLVIPELKGKLDGAAQRVPVATGSLTELVTVLEKKVTVEEINAAMKAASDSETYGYTEDEIVSSDIKGSTFGSLFDATQTKVMTVGDKQLVKTVAWYDNEMSYTAQLIRTLEHFAKLAQ
- the clpP gene encoding ATP-dependent Clp endopeptidase proteolytic subunit ClpP; translated protein: MSYIPMVVEQSNRGERAYDIYSRLLKDRIIFLGTEVNDVVANSIIAQMLFLAAEDPEKDIHLYVNSPGGSITAGMAIFDTMQYIKPDVSTICVGMAASMGAFLLNAGAKGKRFALPNSEIMIHQPLGGAQGQASDIEIRARRIIKLRDKLNRILSERTGQPLEKIEKDTDRDYFMSAADAAVYGIVDKVIEKPMPVGV
- a CDS encoding PdaC/SigV domain-containing protein, whose protein sequence is MSYFTKKHARQWGTGLLIAGLLAGGGLLPAETSHAAATTQKQAASIAVLKYNGAITQQTGVVVNGEVWVPVTFLRDVLKMPLAYDKAENAYTVGSGVKQVKLSLYNGSASISVNNVYIKDHEGKLLNNRLYVPAGLLSDYLGYKTDWSASSGRLNVVAKANNALTITTQTISNNKQDVTVELDYPQISGMANAAAQARINSLLKQDITNFAAAADKGIKNRGKEENPYEYESSYLVSYNQDGVLSLITNQYSYMGGAHGNTYRQGYTFSLKNGKRLLLGDLFGANSSYKKQLNAKLDKLVKAEGGYLGGFNGLTSEKFFYLKEGQVVLFFQPYEYTAYAAGSPEYSFSFKELLPDGSSPFAAYK
- a CDS encoding sugar-binding transcriptional regulator, coding for MRNLLEIQKQLLPDLMETLKRRYTILHQIMLSDIIGRRTLAASLDMTERVLRAETDLLKSQGLIEIENVGMRISDAGRRLLDLLEPIAKSLFGLDDLEEKIRSTYGLNKVIVVPGDCESSMFTKRELGRAGAKALLSVLQPGDTVAVTGGSTLAEMADQLTPPLTLSYKDAWFVPARGGLGESMEIQANTIASTMAKRVGANYRLLHVPDLLSENAYQSLGVDSNIGEIVQIIRSSRIIVHGIGDAIEMTRRRKLDEATVSQIQEEGAVAESFGYYFNEDGEVVHTMLTMGLRLEDIMRTETVVGIAGGKRKAKAIHAMLRFGQENILITDEAAALEIDKEIDKQLQQME